The following proteins come from a genomic window of Macaca fascicularis isolate 582-1 chromosome 8, T2T-MFA8v1.1:
- the RIPK2 gene encoding receptor-interacting serine/threonine-protein kinase 2 isoform X4, whose product MTPPLLHHDLKTQNILLDNEFHVKIADFGLSKWRMMSLSQSRSSKSAPEGGTIIYMPPENYEPGQKSRASIKHDIYSYAVITWEVLSRKQPFEDVTNPLQIMYSVSQGHRPVINEESLPYDIPHRAHMISLIESGWAQNPDERPSFLKCLIELEPVLRTFEEITFLEAVIQLKKTKLQSVSSTTHLCDKKKMELSLNIPVNHGPQEESCGSSQLHENSGSHETSRSLPVPQDNDFLSRKTQHCSFMMLHRCPGNHSWDSTISASQRAAFCDHKTTPCSSATINPLSTAGNSERLQPGVAQQWIQSKREDIVNQMTEACLNQSLDALLSRDLIMKEDYELISTKPTRTSKVRQLLDTTDIQGEEFAKVIVQKLKDNKQMGLQPYPEILVVSRSPSLNLLQNKSV is encoded by the exons ATGACTCCTCCTTTACTTCATCATGACTTGAAGACTCAGAATATCCTATTGGACAATGAATTTCATGTTAAg ATTGCAGATTTTGGTTTATCAAAATGGCGCATGATGTCCCTCTCACAATCACGAAGTAGCAAATCTGCACCAGAAGGAGGGACAATTATCTATATGCCACCTGAAAACTATGAACCTGGACAAAAATCAAGGGCCAGTATCAAGCATGATATATATAG CTATGCAGTTATCACATGGGAAGTGTTATCCAGAAAACAGCCTTTTGAAG ATGTCACCAATCCTTTGCAGATAATGTATAGTGTGTCACAAGGACATCGACCTGTTATTAATGAAGAAAGTTTGCCATATGATATACCTCACCGAGCACATATGATCTCTCTAATAGAAAGTGGATGGGCACAAAATCCAGATGAAAGACCATCTTTCTTAA AATGTTTAATAGAACTTGAACCAGTTTTGagaacatttgaagaaataacttTTCTTGAAGCTGTTATTCAGCTAAAGAAAACAAAG TTACAGAGTGTTTCAAGTACCACTCACCTATGTGacaagaagaaaatggaattatCTCTAAACATACCTGTAAATCATGGTCCacaagag GAATCATGTGGATCCTCTCAGCTCCATGAAAATAGTGGTTCTCATGAAACTTCAAGGTCCCTGCCAGTTCCTCAAGACAATGATTTTTTATCTA GAAAAACTCAACACTGTTCTTTTATGATGCTGCATCGCTGTCCTGGAAATCACAGTTGGGACAGCACCATTTCTGCGTCTCAAAGGGCTGCATTCTGTGATCACAAGACCACTCCATGCTCTTCAGCAACAATAAATCCACTCTCAACTGCAGGAAACTCAG AACGTCTGCAGCCTGGTGTCGCCCAGCAGTGGATCCAGAGCAAAAGGGAAGACATTGTGAACCAAATGACAGAAGCCTGCCTTAACCAGTCGCTAGATGCCCTTCTGTCCAGGGACTTGATCATGAAAGAGGACTATGAACTTATTAGTACCAAGCCTACAAGGACCTCAAAAGTCAGACAATTACTAGACACTACTGACATCCAAGGAGAAGAATTTGCCAAAGTTATAGTTCAAAAGTTGAAAGATAATAAACAAATGGGTCTTCAGCCTTACCCGGAAATACTTGTGGTTTCTAGATCACCATCTTtaaatttacttcaaaataaaagcGTGTAA
- the RIPK2 gene encoding receptor-interacting serine/threonine-protein kinase 2 isoform X3 has translation MPNGSLNELLHRKTEYPDVAWPLRFRILHEIALGVNYLHNMTPPLLHHDLKTQNILLDNEFHVKIADFGLSKWRMMSLSQSRSSKSAPEGGTIIYMPPENYEPGQKSRASIKHDIYSYAVITWEVLSRKQPFEDVTNPLQIMYSVSQGHRPVINEESLPYDIPHRAHMISLIESGWAQNPDERPSFLKCLIELEPVLRTFEEITFLEAVIQLKKTKLQSVSSTTHLCDKKKMELSLNIPVNHGPQEESCGSSQLHENSGSHETSRSLPVPQDNDFLSRKTQHCSFMMLHRCPGNHSWDSTISASQRAAFCDHKTTPCSSATINPLSTAGNSERLQPGVAQQWIQSKREDIVNQMTEACLNQSLDALLSRDLIMKEDYELISTKPTRTSKVRQLLDTTDIQGEEFAKVIVQKLKDNKQMGLQPYPEILVVSRSPSLNLLQNKSV, from the exons aaaactgaatatcctgaTGTTGCTTGGCCATTGAGATTTCGCATTCTGCATGAAATTGCCCTTGGTGTAAATTACCTGCACAATATGACTCCTCCTTTACTTCATCATGACTTGAAGACTCAGAATATCCTATTGGACAATGAATTTCATGTTAAg ATTGCAGATTTTGGTTTATCAAAATGGCGCATGATGTCCCTCTCACAATCACGAAGTAGCAAATCTGCACCAGAAGGAGGGACAATTATCTATATGCCACCTGAAAACTATGAACCTGGACAAAAATCAAGGGCCAGTATCAAGCATGATATATATAG CTATGCAGTTATCACATGGGAAGTGTTATCCAGAAAACAGCCTTTTGAAG ATGTCACCAATCCTTTGCAGATAATGTATAGTGTGTCACAAGGACATCGACCTGTTATTAATGAAGAAAGTTTGCCATATGATATACCTCACCGAGCACATATGATCTCTCTAATAGAAAGTGGATGGGCACAAAATCCAGATGAAAGACCATCTTTCTTAA AATGTTTAATAGAACTTGAACCAGTTTTGagaacatttgaagaaataacttTTCTTGAAGCTGTTATTCAGCTAAAGAAAACAAAG TTACAGAGTGTTTCAAGTACCACTCACCTATGTGacaagaagaaaatggaattatCTCTAAACATACCTGTAAATCATGGTCCacaagag GAATCATGTGGATCCTCTCAGCTCCATGAAAATAGTGGTTCTCATGAAACTTCAAGGTCCCTGCCAGTTCCTCAAGACAATGATTTTTTATCTA GAAAAACTCAACACTGTTCTTTTATGATGCTGCATCGCTGTCCTGGAAATCACAGTTGGGACAGCACCATTTCTGCGTCTCAAAGGGCTGCATTCTGTGATCACAAGACCACTCCATGCTCTTCAGCAACAATAAATCCACTCTCAACTGCAGGAAACTCAG AACGTCTGCAGCCTGGTGTCGCCCAGCAGTGGATCCAGAGCAAAAGGGAAGACATTGTGAACCAAATGACAGAAGCCTGCCTTAACCAGTCGCTAGATGCCCTTCTGTCCAGGGACTTGATCATGAAAGAGGACTATGAACTTATTAGTACCAAGCCTACAAGGACCTCAAAAGTCAGACAATTACTAGACACTACTGACATCCAAGGAGAAGAATTTGCCAAAGTTATAGTTCAAAAGTTGAAAGATAATAAACAAATGGGTCTTCAGCCTTACCCGGAAATACTTGTGGTTTCTAGATCACCATCTTtaaatttacttcaaaataaaagcGTGTAA